A region of the Cannabis sativa cultivar Pink pepper isolate KNU-18-1 chromosome 3, ASM2916894v1, whole genome shotgun sequence genome:
acttgggatgtgccacaaaacataaaagatatcattgttttgccaccaaaccaaaaaataagatctcggaagaccaaggaaacgaaggtttttatccgaatgggatacaaaaaaacataacaaagcGGCAAATGTGGACAACACGGACACAATcgaaagacatgcaacaatcaagcaataaaatagatCCATATGACATAgttgaattgtttaattttgtgaGCAAATTCAAACAAAGTTGATCCGTGATGCTCTAAATACATGGGAtttcatttttatgaaatttgaaacAGCTTTTTAATAGTTTCAAAATCGTTTTGTTACGGTTGCGACCCTTTGTAAAATATTAAGTACCGAATGACTTATTCTTTACGCTTTAAAGGCAACAATCAATAattgataaaacataacttGAATAAGGGAAAAGAGTTAATGGAATACGAAGAATAAATATACATTCATAGCACTATTTAGGAAAAATGAAAACATAGTTTGTATTTAGTTGGTTAATAGTTTCTCCATAGTTGTGCGACCGTATATAAGaacttgaacaattaaaaaaacacacaactttgggaaatacaaacctatacaataaagatattataaggagtgaatgtcaaatatcctaaaagttTTAAACCAGCTACATAGTTTTAAACACACAACAACACTAAAACTTGTCAAGTAAATAGATTCAACAAATAACATAATAGAGCCACCAAATTAAAAGTTCCTATTTCTTCAATTTAGATGCCTTAGAAGACTTGGTTTGCTTCTCATCCTCGCTGTCAATACTTTCGTCAATTTTCCTTTGTCCGTACGAGTAGAAAAGTGAAGCAAGTCGGGTTCGATAAACTTCGATGTCAAAGTCTGCAGGGACATCCTTTCCGTGTATAAAGAATTCAGCAAAGGCAGCAACATATGCTCCACAATCACTGTTAAAAAacatagagaaaaaataaaaagattagaaactaaaaaacaacataaaagaaacttaaaagaaacactCACTTCTTCTGCTGAGACGCAAGACCACTAAGCTCCACGATTCTGAATGGAGCTGTAGGGTCAGAAACTGAGGCAGGAACTTGTGCTCTATTCTTCCAGAACCCAAGTAAATCGAAAAACAAAGGCAGCAACACGGAATAAGCCTTCATCGCATTCCTAGCTGCGGCATTCATCTTCGCGGTTCTCAAAGAATTGTACAGAAATAACGTTCTTTCGTGCACGTCAAGACGCCCAAAAACCCAATGACTTTCCCTTCTTAAATTGATGATGAAAAGCACGTGATCGGCTTCATACCAAGGCTTGGAACAGGGAATGCGCATACCTCGGATGTAATGCGCAATTGGGTGGGCAGCGTGAATGTGTGACATCTTagttgtaatacccggaattaagaaatggattagcaaaaccctaactagataattatgtataattgaggaattatattattatatagttcaatatatgtgatttgatatgaattttaatatattaaagaccctgttggtgagctaggggcattttggtaattatgacccgagaagggtaaaatgatgaaattaatttaattacgtgcttaatagaactatattattatatagtatgcctgtgttgtcttttcaggtgtgttctgacaggttagcgcggtatagtcacaaccgggaatttcaGGCCGAattgggttcgggcccgaaatgtaaattggattgattatttggcattttatttaatgaatgataatctgaaatttatttgaaattaattgagtattgaatgactattttacccttgtgagggtgtatgtgggtatttaagccctaagggcattttggtcatttgacccctaattactatgtttggaaaatgtgatttttgaggaaATGAAATGTTAATTTCTGGTGGCTTTCCCCTCTCAACCGAACCCTCTCATCCTCTCTAACCCTCTTCTCCTTCAAACTTGATTTTTGAGAAGAAAGCTTGATTTTTAGCTTGGTTTGGAAGCTTGATTTGTGTTGGAAGCTTGGAGCTTGTTTGAGCAAGAGATTGAGGTAGTTTCTAGCTGAAATTATATGAGTTATTTGTTGAATTCATGGCTGAAATATGGTGATAAAAGCATGCTTGAGATTGTTTATTCTTGGTGTTGCATGCTTAGTGAATTGGATGTTTAAGCTTGTTAATCTCTTGATTTGTGTAGGATTGAGCTTAGAGTATGATTCTAGGTTGTTTTTCATGCTTGAATCtaacatttatttattgttttactgCTGGAAAATATTTGGTTGTTGTAGATGAAGCTCTTATTCAAGAGCTTGATGTTGCCATGAACATGCTTGAACTCTATGATTTTTATGCAATCTAAATTGAGGGATTAATTGCTGGATTTTAATGCTTGATAATGTGTTTTAAATCCTTAGTATTTGCTAGCTGTTGTAAGTGGATTGATTGAgagtttggttgtgaaaagcaagcttgagttcatggaactcaagcttggtgctttaatggcactttttgatttttagtgcaattgttgtgtttaagttgtggaatatgtttattatgacatatattgatgctctggaaagtttgggaatgtttggggatgatttgagtgagttttgggggtttaaagattgaggaatttcgtgttctctgcccagacaaccggaattccggttggttcatccggaattccggttggagttcatcgggaaatgctgaattttgtttcggccataacttttgactcgggactccgtttgggacgttctttataccgttggaaagctcttttcgagctctatgtgattatctgtatttgaaatgccatgaatttactttatgaatgtgaaatcaggggttaaccctatttgtgaaaaaatcccggattgtgtgactaggattaccggcacctggtcaggagcacccggggattcggaatctctgcctttgcgggacaacaggtaagacagtagttgcacgtagagatatgcacggtggtgcttatattgaatattatattggtgataattagaaaccgagattagggttattaccctaaagtgagcggtttaatggcctagggttattaccctagtaattattaatgtgtaaatgctatgccatgctaaatatattgtaataaagaattatgcgcacaaggcataattaagttagactcggtaaattagtaccttgagtttgatagtaatgcggtctagggttattacccaagaagttatgtgaaggtaagaaagtcatgatttgcaataatattgctaatcaagtgaaagcatgaattagggttattaatctctataagtgttattttgagcatgcaatgatatgttatatgagagACTATTTGGTATGTAATTTAGGGTTATTATCCTAAGATTCTGTATGTTTTGTTATCTAttgaatacatacatatatttcaagagttatgtgcataagacataacttggttagacctagtatattactaggataaaccactgaaagaacgtaatgtatggattacgtaaatatatatgaatagggttatgtgagcaaggcataaccaggttagactcggtaattataatcgagataaaccttactaaggccttattgtaaatagacgtgtgagcgtaacacgtaggtctatgctacatagacatatatagacgtgtgggagcaacacgtaggtctatgctacatagacatacataggcgtgtgagcgtaacacgcaggtctatagcaaatagacaaatagtgcagtggcaccaataattatatgataaatatatatgttgagactaagggttatgcgctcaaggcataaccaggttggactcggtaacaagAATCGAGATGAACtgatctaaggccttattgtaaatggacgtgtgagagcaacacgtgggtctacgccacgtagacataaatagacgtgtaagcgcaacacgtaggtctacgccacgtagacataaataggcatgtgagcgtaacatgcaggtctgtgtcacacagacaaATTCGAATAGCGTTGTTGTTTATattgtatgatgagcatattattgatatattt
Encoded here:
- the LOC133035397 gene encoding uncharacterized protein LOC133035397, which encodes MSHIHAAHPIAHYIRGMRIPCSKPWYEADHVLFIINLRRESHWVFGRLDVHERTLFLYNSLRTAKMNAAARNAMKAYSVLLPLFFDLLGFWKNRAQVPASVSDPTAPFRIVELSGLASQQKNDCGAYVAAFAEFFIHGKDVPADFDIEVYRTRLASLFYSYGQRKIDESIDSEDEKQTKSSKASKLKK